Proteins encoded together in one Amblyomma americanum isolate KBUSLIRL-KWMA chromosome 1, ASM5285725v1, whole genome shotgun sequence window:
- the LOC144095100 gene encoding uncharacterized protein LOC144095100: MFFSSRRILRSLRPLETQALPVLESAGFAGKGQGRRQPEDVEQSSDEGPFVDDDGRFQLVALVSALMARTDFASHAESIKSSALFMDHWPAAYANMNSTEWKWLAMLLEGGGSFSHRTLRVLPVPAVVCGRVVPCTAWDYNLLTRQAILQGSALLMDHWPAAYASMKDAEWKRAILLLEGDSSNSRCMPLKPTVPAVPYGRAVTSTDPDHNPALRGSNAISEWSLVCDRH; this comes from the exons ATGTTCTTTTCCAGTCGGCGTATCCTCCGTTCGCTCAGACCCTTGGAGACCCAGGCGCTGCCGGTCTTGGAGTCAGCTGGCTTCGCAGGCAAGGGTCAGGGTCGACGCCAGCCGGAGGACGTGGAGCAGAGCTCCGACGAGGGGCCGTTCGTCGACGACGACGGCCGCTTCCAGCTCGTCGCCCTCGTGAGCGCCCTCATGGCACGCACCGATTTCGCCAGCCACGCCGAGAGCATCAAG AGTAGCGCACTATTCATGGACCACTGGCCTGCAGCCTACGCCAACATGAACTCTACCGAATGGAAATGGCTGGCCATGCTACTCGAAGGCGGCGGTTCGTTCAGTCACCGTACACTGCGCGTGCTCCCTGTTCCTGCAGTTGTTTGCGGCCGCGTCGTGCCTTGCACCGCCTGGGACTACAACCTGCTAACTAGACAGGCTATATTACAG GGTAGCGCCCTACTCATGGACCACTGGCCAGCTGCCTACGCCAGCATGAAAGATGCCGAATGGAAACGGGCGATCCTGCTGCTGGAAGGCGACTCCTCTAACAGTCGCTGTATGCCGCTCAAGCCCACGGTTCCGGCAGTTCCTTACGGCCGCGCCGTGACCTCCACCGACCCAGACCATAACCCGGCACTCCGCGGTTCCAACGCCATCAGTGAATGGAGCCTCGTCTGCGACCGTCACTGA